In a genomic window of Candidatus Chazhemtobacterium aquaticus:
- a CDS encoding 30S ribosomal protein S1, producing MATKRKSSALKKGKKEVVKKNSKKITKKEKVVSKSKGFKSMDELLAKTGYQLNVPKRGDVIKGMVTEVRKRLVLVDIGAKTEGLVIDKEAEAAAALIQTLSVGDEIEVFVKNPENDQGQILLSLRQAADDKRWELFSEWLETGKPIEIKGLETNKGGLIVLVDGMRGFVPASQFSQEYLGKMDKLIDKTFKAQVIEVDREQNRLIFSEKIVSEAGEIAKKGEALKKIKKGDVLEGVVSGIMPFGVFVTIKVEISDDKDEDQGKLEGLIHISEISWEKVDDPNKYYKVGDKVKVQVIGIEEDTSKLNLSVKRLANDPWQSIEKNYAEGTQHKGTVVRLAPFGVFVNFEAGIDGLIHISKMPAGREFKVGEEVDVYVEMLDKENRRMSLGVVLTEVPVGYK from the coding sequence TTGGCTACTAAGCGAAAGAGTTCTGCCTTAAAAAAAGGAAAGAAAGAGGTGGTAAAAAAGAACTCTAAAAAAATCACCAAGAAAGAGAAGGTTGTTTCTAAGTCGAAAGGATTTAAGTCGATGGATGAGTTGTTGGCTAAAACTGGGTATCAGTTAAATGTACCCAAGAGAGGTGATGTGATTAAGGGTATGGTGACTGAGGTAAGGAAAAGATTGGTGTTGGTTGATATTGGGGCAAAAACTGAAGGGCTAGTAATCGATAAAGAAGCAGAGGCAGCAGCAGCGTTGATTCAGACTTTAAGTGTCGGGGATGAGATTGAGGTGTTTGTGAAAAACCCAGAGAATGATCAAGGTCAGATCTTGCTAAGTTTGCGCCAGGCAGCTGATGACAAGAGATGGGAGTTGTTCAGTGAGTGGTTGGAGACAGGTAAACCAATTGAGATTAAGGGTCTTGAGACGAACAAGGGAGGATTGATTGTGTTGGTAGATGGGATGAGAGGGTTTGTGCCAGCGTCGCAGTTTAGCCAGGAATACCTGGGCAAGATGGATAAGTTGATTGATAAGACATTTAAAGCTCAAGTAATTGAGGTAGACAGAGAGCAAAACAGGTTGATTTTTAGCGAGAAGATTGTGTCTGAGGCAGGTGAGATTGCTAAGAAGGGTGAGGCCTTAAAGAAGATTAAGAAGGGTGATGTGTTAGAAGGTGTAGTGAGTGGAATCATGCCGTTTGGAGTGTTTGTGACTATTAAGGTAGAGATTAGTGATGATAAGGATGAGGATCAGGGTAAGCTGGAAGGCTTGATTCATATTAGTGAGATTAGTTGGGAGAAGGTTGATGATCCAAACAAATACTACAAAGTAGGGGATAAGGTGAAGGTTCAAGTGATTGGAATTGAGGAAGATACGAGTAAGCTTAACTTGTCAGTCAAGAGATTAGCTAATGATCCATGGCAATCAATTGAGAAAAACTATGCTGAAGGAACTCAGCACAAGGGTACGGTGGTAAGACTAGCGCCTTTTGGAGTATTTGTGAATTTTGAGGCTGGGATTGATGGCTTGATTCATATAAGTAAGATGCCTGCAGGAAGAGAGTTTAAGGTTGGCGAGGAAGTAGATGTGTATGTAGAGATGTTGGATAAGGAGAATAGAAGGATGAGTTTGGGAGTGGTGTTGACTGAGGTACCAGTTGGATACAAATAG
- the mnmA gene encoding tRNA 2-thiouridine(34) synthase MnmA has protein sequence MSREKVAVGLSGGVDSAVSAYLLKREGYDVVGVHLVCWDEGPGCKASRDRQDALKVAMALEIPFGVLDFQKEYKERVIDRFYDDYAKGLTPNPDVWCNSEIKFGMFLEWARSEGFDKIATGHYAEVRKVEEEDQTRWGLFMPKDKWKDQTYFLYRLGQEELGRAMFPLGSYEKKEVRKIASEVGLPVADKKDSQGICFVGDVDISEFLHRRLQDNEGEVVDTSGRVVGKHRGVWFYTIGQRGGWQVSANFQKKFGGEIPVFYVVDKDVKNNRLVVGFGAETYRESLMVSDLSWVWSKRVSEDGFRVRIRHGGKLIGARGEWSGEKMRVELDEPQRGVAAGQAAVFYEGDELLGGGVIG, from the coding sequence ATGAGTCGCGAAAAAGTAGCTGTCGGATTAAGCGGTGGGGTGGATAGTGCGGTGAGCGCTTATCTGCTTAAACGTGAGGGATATGATGTAGTTGGTGTGCACCTGGTGTGTTGGGATGAAGGACCGGGGTGTAAAGCATCGAGGGACCGTCAGGATGCTTTAAAAGTGGCAATGGCATTAGAGATACCCTTTGGGGTGTTAGACTTTCAAAAGGAGTACAAGGAGAGGGTGATTGATCGGTTTTATGATGATTATGCTAAGGGTTTGACACCAAACCCGGATGTTTGGTGTAACAGTGAGATAAAGTTTGGTATGTTTTTGGAGTGGGCGAGAAGCGAGGGTTTTGACAAGATAGCGACTGGTCATTATGCAGAGGTCAGGAAAGTTGAGGAAGAGGATCAGACAAGATGGGGTTTGTTTATGCCTAAGGATAAATGGAAGGACCAGACCTATTTTCTGTACCGATTGGGTCAGGAGGAGTTGGGTCGGGCAATGTTTCCCTTGGGGAGTTATGAGAAAAAAGAGGTGAGAAAAATTGCGAGTGAGGTTGGTTTGCCAGTGGCGGATAAGAAAGATAGTCAGGGGATATGTTTTGTGGGGGATGTAGATATAAGCGAGTTTTTGCATAGGAGGCTGCAGGATAATGAAGGCGAGGTAGTGGATACAAGCGGAAGAGTAGTGGGTAAGCACAGGGGTGTTTGGTTTTACACAATTGGCCAGAGAGGTGGTTGGCAAGTGAGTGCTAATTTTCAGAAAAAGTTCGGAGGAGAGATTCCGGTTTTTTATGTAGTGGACAAGGATGTAAAGAACAATAGGTTGGTGGTTGGGTTTGGGGCTGAGACATATAGGGAGAGTTTGATGGTTAGTGATTTAAGCTGGGTGTGGAGTAAGAGAGTAAGTGAGGATGGTTTTAGGGTAAGAATTCGGCATGGGGGCAAATTGATTGGAGCAAGAGGAGAGTGGAGTGGTGAGAAAATGAGAGTTGAGCTTGATGAACCACAGAGAGGAGTGGCGGCAGGTCAGGCGGCGGTGTTTTATGAAGGTGATGAACTACTGGGTGGTGGGGTGATTGGATAG